One region of Triticum aestivum cultivar Chinese Spring chromosome 6B, IWGSC CS RefSeq v2.1, whole genome shotgun sequence genomic DNA includes:
- the LOC123133172 gene encoding uncharacterized protein, translating to MLHLRSRVIAHLVSCPATSPASPLRRLISAVSPSPAFGFSVEEYLVTTCSLTGPQAVKASAKLSHLKSPSNPDAVLAFLAGLGLSGADVAAVVAKDPQLLCAGVERTLAPNVAGLTGLGLSRSEIVRMVLLSPDRFRCKSIISKLQYYLPLFGSSENLLRALKRSSYLLSSDLDGVVKPNVKLLRECGLGACDIARLCIARPSLLSIITERSKNIIPKLHYYLPLFGSSEYLLRAFKSNSYLLSSDLEGVVKPNVTLLRECGLGACDIAKLCISTPRLLTTNPKRVQAIVASAQNIGVPRGSRMFRHALHAVASFREEEIAARVEYLRITFRWTDDEVGFAVSRAPMVLTRAKESLQRTSELLISEVGLEPAYIAHRPTLLTFSLKGRLRARHYVVKFLKENGLLGRNRDYYSAVKITEKEFVEKFICPHKEGAPHLADDYAAACKDEVPTRFRFI from the coding sequence ATGCTCCATCTACGCAGCCGCGTCATCGCCCATCTCGTCTCATGTCCAGCGACCTCTCCCGCATCCCCTCTCCGCCGCCTCATCTCCGCCGTCTCCCCAAGCCCTGCCTTCGGCTTCTCGGTGGAGGAGTACCTCGTCACCACGTGCAGCCTCACCGGACCCCAGGCCGTCAAAGCCTCCGCCAAGCTCTCCCACCTCAAATCACCATCCAATCCCGACGCAGTCCTCGCGttcctcgccggcctcggcctctccgGCGCCGATGTCGCCGCGGTCGTCGCCAAGGACCCGCAGCTCCTCTGCGCCGGTGTGGAGAGAACCCTGGCCCCCAACGTCGCGGGGCTCACCGGCCTCGGTCTCTCACGCTCTGAGATCGTGCGCATGGTCTTGCTCTCCCCTGACAGATTCCGCTGTAAATCCATCATCTCCAAGCTGCAGTACTATTTGCCTCTCTTTGGGTCCTCTGAGAACCTCCTCCGGGCCCTCAAGAGGAGCTCCTACCTTCTCTCGTCTGACCTCGACGGCGTGGTCAAGCCAAACGTCAAGTTGTTGCGGGAGTGCGGGCTAGGTGCTTGTGATATTGCCAGGCTCTGCATAGCTAGGCCATCCCTGCTCAGCATCATCACGGAACGCAGCAAAaacatcatccccaagctgcaCTACTACTTGCCTCTCTTTGGGTCCTCTGAGTACCTCCTCCGGGCCTtcaagagcaactcctaccttctCTCGTCTGACCTCGAGGGTGTGGTCAAGCCCAACGTCACCTTGTTGCGGGAGTGCGGGCTAGGTGCTTGTGATATTGCCAAGTTGTGCATCTCAACACCGAGGTTGCTCACCACCAACCCCAAGCGTGTCCAGGCGATTGTGGCATCCGCTCAAAATATAGGTGTGCCCCGTGGTTCTAGGATGTTCAGGCACGCGCTGCATGCTGTTGCATCTTTCAGAGAGGAGGAGATAGCAGCCAGAGTGGAGTACTTGAGGATCACGTTCAGGTGGACGGATGATGAGGTGGGCTTTGCTGTTTCTAGGGCTCCAATGGTGCTGACGAGGGCTAAGGAATCGCTGCAGCGCACGTCCGAGCTCCTCATCTCCGAGGTGGGGTTGGAACCGGCATACATTGCTCATCGGCCGACACTGCTCACTTTCAGCCTGAAGGGCCGGCTAAGGGCCCGACACTATGTTGTAAAGTTTCTTAAGGAAAATGGATTGCTAGGTCGCAACCGGGATTACTATTCCGCAGTCAAGATAACCGAGAAGGAATTTGTGGAGAAGTTCATATGCCCTCACAAGGAAGGTGCACCACACCTGGCTGATGATTATGCGGCAGCCTGCAAAGATGAAGTGCCGACTAGATTCAGATTTATATGA